CAGCGGGAATTCCAATGGGTGCTTATTTTTCTACTAGCAAAGCAAAGCCGCCTCTGGAGGGTAAAGAGAAGTTGGATGTGGTCATTGTCTGCGTTGCCAGCATCTTTGCCCTGCCCTCAATCGAGGCCTTGCAAAGGCAGGAAGGCCACAAAGTAAATGTGAAGGTAATTCATCGTCCTCCTCAGAGCACATTACCTCTGTGTCTTTTGGTTGGTTTACACCCACTCCCTTGGCTTGCCTAGAACctgaatctgaatccttcctgCACCATCAAATGTTGCTTAGGCACAAACAAGATTCTGCCATCCCTGTGTATCCTGGGCCACTCTCTGCATGTCCTCCGTGTGTTACGTCCCATAGGGTTCCCTCTCAAGATCCTGTTTGATGGAGGGGTTCTTTCAGGCAGCCCCTTTCCGGAGTTCCTCCAGCTGCCCAATGGCATGCCTGCCATGGCAGACACGCTGGCTTCATTCTTAACACCTGGCCCAGATAATTCCAtctctttttctgcagaactttgGGAAGTTGTGTTTCTGTAGCTTAACTCCTTTCTAGGAGGATAGGTGGTTGGCCTATCACTCGACTCCCAACCTGGAGGACCCATGGACTGCTTTTCATCTGGTCCCCACCCTTTGATGTGTTCAGCTTAGGTGTCCCTCCCAGGAGTTACAGCTCCAACCAGCatagctcacagggtctttggcATGTACAAGCCTTCACATCACATCAAAGTGCTGTCTCCAGGGAAGTTTGGTTTGCCTAGTACTGATTGGAAAAACTTCCCTCTTGGTGTCTGGTGAGTAAGAGGCATGTGCCTTGTTTGAGGTGGAAAGAAGACTGGGGATAACAGACCAAGGAGGAGCTCTCTCCACCCTGCTGAGATGATTACACACCACAAAGCTGAGTGTTTGCTGGGCTTTGGGTCATGAACAGTGTCCAGAGCCCAGTGATTGTGTAGCAACTTCCCTGTCCTATGCCATGCTGCAGGTGGAGCCCTCTTAGCTGGTTTCATATCAGGCCTCCTAGCAGTAACAGCCAATGGAGGGGTCTGAAGCAGAGattgtaaagtgtgtgtgtggtgtcacAAGACCCCCACAGACAGGCTCCTAGACATCATGGGCTTTGTCTGATGCCAAGTGCTGCGGCTCTTCTTCGTCTTTTCAGGATTTGTACAACCAGACTGTGGCTGCCCTGGAAGTGATGctgagagctctcctgtcagagAAGCCAAACCCAGCAGAGCTGCAGAATTTCTTGGATGTAAGCTGgtatgggcagaggctgggggaatTGCCATCTTGTGGCAGTGTGAGGAGGGAAGGGTGCAAGGGAGAGACCGGAGGGTTTTGTGTTTCTATTGTTGTCTCTCGAATGGGACCCTATGTCTTGCTCCCTAGAGTGGGATCATATGTAGTGTTAGCTGCTTCagggcagaagaaaaaaaaatcactttcattGAAAACAAGGGAAAGGAAATCTGATACAGCTTTTCAGGAGGCTTGTCCTGTTCTTCACAGCCAAGGACTCCCTTTGTCCTTCCTTCCAGTCGCTGACAGCCCTGGCAAGGctctccctttcccctgcccctctcccagagGAGTGGGAATGGAATGTGGGTCTCTAACATCAGATTATGGAGCATTAACTCTGGGGTCTCCTGTCTGGCTTGGGGAGTTTGAAACCAGAAGCACAATAGCAAAGACTCTCACCCTCCTTCCTATAGAGGCAATCAGACCTGGGAAAGTAGGAGTGGCTCTCCGGTGCAGAGGGACccactcctcccttcctccccagaggGACTGAGTGATCCACGGATGGGAGAGGTATTCAGTGGTATTCAACCCTCTTGCTTCCTACCTAGAAAGTCCCCGAGgcccagggaagggggaggattgTGAGATCTGCCTGAGTCTTGTCTGATTCTCTGGATATGACCGAGGGCTCAGAAGGAGAATGGGACCAGCCCTTTGGAGGGATGGAATATTGCAGGAGTCCCTCAACGCAGTGGGCTGATTACAGGGCACTGCAATCCTGATGAACACAGAGGTGAACCGTATGGTGCTAAAGCCAGATTTACCCCTTTATAGGGGTATGTGTCAGGAGAATTGTCCATGACACAAATCCTGAAAGGGAGCAGGACTCAGACAGCCTGTCTGGTTAATACTGTGGTGATCAGATCAGAGAGAGATCAGCTTTGGGGGTTCACTGCAACACATGCCCCTGTTCTGCAGTTTCTAACACAGGCCTCCCTTGCTTGTTCCTGCAGCACTTGGCCCCCTGGATGACATCAGAGAAAGCTCATGAGCGAGCGAGGGCTGTGAGAACCAGTGTCTGCCTGTTACAAGCGGCAGCCGAGAGTCCTAAGTTCTGTGTGAGTGATCTCTGACCCCTGGTAGCCTGATGCCAGGAAGAACGGCCCTAGGCCATGCTCTCTTCCCCTCATGTGGGACAGGTTCTCCTTGTCCGCCAAACCAACACACTGATTCCTTTCCCCCTTTGATTTTCACTCAGATGTCACAcaagttccccaggctggggctccTGATTGGACGGCTGGCCCTGCGTGTTGGTGACCCAGAGAAGGAGATTGGCCACCAGGCTATGGAAGGCTTGTATTTTCTCTACTCCCTCATGTGGTGCCAAAAGGGTAAGAGGGAACTTTCTGAACTCAGAGGACCCAAAGCTCCTGCCTGTGAACAGCTGGACACTAACCCTAACCTGATGATGAGTCCCTATAGGAACAGGCATCTTCTTGGAGAACTAGGCTAGAACACAGCTTGTAAGCAGACGGCCATTTTCCCTTCTCTAGGCTATAAATGGATTAGTTCAGAAACCCCAATAGGTCTTTAGGTGAGAGTCCTCTAAGGACTTCGCTGCTGCTGTTGATTTTTGTGGAAGGTGCTCAGGTGCTGTGATGATAGGTGGCACTATAATACTCACGGAGGGATGGTGGGAGAGCAGAGCCACTGGCTCTTTGGAGCTAAGATCAAAGtgtgagtagtctcttggtctCTTCAAGGCCGTGATCaaatgtcttgatgtttttggtcttgagatgaaaaccttgtctgtgtctttggaaccttgaggtaaaaatatTATCTATGTTAATGAAGGTTACACTTAAAAGGGGTATGCTCTGCAGAGGGGGTTAGGGCAGAGTATGCCACAGGAACGAAGCTCCCTGTAGGTCACTGTGAGTATGTAGTGTTTTGAAGGAAAGAGACAGTGAAGAATAGTCTCTAAGGAACAGGATAAGGCTGTTAGGAAGCTAGTGATGTAGTATCTGCCTCCCCATACATCCATATTTTCCATGGCAGGGTGTTTGTTATGCAATAGACCTGCTGCTCCTTCAAGCACTGTGACTTCAAGCCTATAGTGCAGCTATGGTTCAGGAACATGAATGAGAGCGGGAGGAAGCCAGTCATTTAAGGGCAAAATGGGAAGCCTTTCAGACATAGACTCATATGAAATGAAgggctggaggggaccttgagaATCACGAAGTCCACCTCTCTGCACTGAAGCAAGACTAAgtacacctagaccatccctgacaggtgtttgtccaacctgttcttaaaaacctccaaggatggggattccacagcctcccttgggagCTTAGCTGTgcttactgtttttcttaataatACCCTAAAactcccttgcagcagattaagtccattacttgtCATACCTGCAGTGGGCATGGTGAAAAATTAATCACcaccctctttataacagcctttaacatactTGTTATCAGGTCCCACCCCCTCAAGTCTTCTTTTTTtcaaacatgcccaggttttttttttgtgtttgtttttttaacctttccttatataaaaggtttagaaaacctgacttattttttgttgctttcttctggactctctccacctTTCCCAAACGTATTGTCTTCTCTTAGAACCTGAGAGGAAGATGGGGTCTGTGACAGCAGTGCTACATCAAATGCTCCAAAAGATCTTGGGTATCTACGAGCCCACCAGGACTTGTGAGAACATCTCTGAAATTGTTAAGGTGAATCCTCAATGCAGGGTGTAATGAGAAGTATTTCTGGCTGCAGGTGTGTTCCCAGTGTTGTACCTCTCAGTATACAGtgcagagcggagcaggctgaAAATAGGAATTTCTGTCCTATggaaaattctgatatttcaacattAATATCAACTTTTTTTTACAGAACGGAAAGTTCCAAactatttcaatttggaaatgtcaaaatacttcattttggcTCAGACAGACACTGAATTGCACCAAGCTGCCACGgtgcttcatgggagttgtagttcgggtgcctcttgctcccattCTCCTTCATGGGCTAGGATTCCCAGGTGgattacatctcccataatgcactgtGGCAGTTCAGCCAGAGGGGAATCcagggtgcatcatgggagatgtaaccAAGCCCATAGAGGAAAATGGGGGTACCTGAACTCCCATGAGGTAATGCAGCAGCACAGGTGGATACAGATTAATgtcaaactgaaacatttcaaatttttttttccttgtgaaaAAATTTTAATTTTCTGGAAAAATTGaacagaaaattcctgaccagctgttGCTCAGAGCCTGTCAGCCATAATACTTTTCTTTCATCTATATTTTAGAGGAGAACTACCTGTCCTTTTATCTAAGGCTCAGTGAGCACAAAAGAAAATACTGTGAAGCTTGGTTGGCCTCACTAACTGAATAGTTTGAGGCAGTGACTATACAATATCTACAGGGGTATTTGGTTTGAAGAAGTGACTAAATAATACTCCCCAGGGTATTTGTTTACAGTATCCCATAGACACGGCTCAGGAGAACATCAAAGGCTGAATGCATCACCTAGCAGAGCAGTTGAGCTCTCGTGAAGCACTGGTATGGTAGAATGACCTTGAAATTGTTGGAGGCAGTTCATTCTTAAATAAGTTGGAAAAAGCCAAACTTGGCTTTGTCTGGATTTTGCTTATCAATTGTGCCAGCGGCAAAGTGGGTGTCCAGCTGGGTCACCCACATCAGGTGCTTTGGTTGTGTTCTTCCAGAGATTTGGACAATTTCTCAGCCCAGACCAGATGGCAGACCTTCTACTGACAGCTGTAGAAAGCCTGAAGGAGGCCAGTGAGAGCACCATTGAAGCATCAAAGACTATTCTGAATGTAATCCTGGAGAAGTACAAGCAGAAGATACAGATGGAGGTAGTTGGCTCTTGGGAGCTGGGGAACATTTAGAATCTCCTGTCCTGAGGTACCATCAGTGGTACTCTTTCTTCATTGTGATGCTTATATTTTAAGTGTTGCAAGTGGACTGTCTAAAgctgggaaatgagcctttgttCCATTGTCTCAGGACTTGGAGACTGCATCTGGAGGCAAAGGGGGTTCTCTTCAAGCTGGTGCAGTTCCCTCTTGTTCTGGTTAAAGAAGTCCTACTGATTTGCTCTTCAACTTTGTAGCTATCAATCTCTTCTACAAAACACTAGAGAATTGATCGCTGGGAACAATCCTGCCTTGGCCAGGAGAAGGACCAGGCAATGTAAGAGGTCTTCTGTAATGATGCTTGATGTGCGCTCCAGGAAGGTGGAATTGCTCTCATTAATAGTGTCTGCCCTATTCTGCTCCAATTCTTACCCCCAAAAGGAACCCCCtacacatgtgtgcacacactcTCTGAGCTGTATTGTTTTCTTCTAGGTGCCAAAGATTGTGGACAGGATCCACTCCGAGCTCTCAGCCATCCATCATTCCCATGCCAGACAGGTAGTGATGATGGCCTTATGCCTCCTGGCTCGTGCTTTTATGGAAGAAGTGTCCACAGCCCTTCTAAAGTGTCCACTCCCGCTGGACAGGTatgaaacttcctaatgtccaggATACTGAGAGCTCACTCTTCGGGTTCCTtattccttcctctcctcctgagAGGTCTCAGACTGGCAGTAGCTTCCTTGTTGTGCAGAAAATGTCTTTCTTGCCAGGGGTAGATTACACCACTAACCACTGAGAAATGATACCCCTTCTTGCTTCCATCCCAGGAGGCTTCTTCTCCATCCATCTCATAATGGCAGGAATCACAGATTTGCCCAGACGCCCTATATGATATTTACTAACTGTGCCGTTCGATGTGTGTCACTCGCTTGCTTGGAAGGGGGGAAATCCCACTGAGGAGAGCACCTGGGGATAGATTCTCAGTCTGCAGAATTGGCGCATGACCACACGTACAGCTGCCTGTgcttggaaaaaacaaaaatctgcGTGTGTACGTGGATTCTTGTGTGCACTGGTACCATTGCTGGACATGCTCTCCCTAGACTCTGGATGCCTCAACCACAAATTCAATTTAATAAATTCACAGTAGTATGTGTGGGGGAATCACAGTAGATGGCTGAAGTCcattgcccctgccccccacaaccACTGTCAGATACAGTCCCAAAACATGATTTCCCCAGGCCATTGAATAACCCTCTTCAACCATTatcctgtctcttcccccaaaCAGCCAGAGTAAAAGGTGGGCTTTGCGGTGTGTTCTGAAGGGTGACCAGTCCAGGCTGTAGCAGACCAACAGGGAAAATAccttccacagctcccactgtTCTGTATCAAGGGAGTTGCAGCTTGAGGGCTTTCAGAAGCTGCAGCTATGGCAATATGTTATGGGGAGAGATGGACTCCCAGGTAACCCAGACATACAGGGATTTTTTTGTTGGTacctgtgatgggttcccccggGGGTGCCATCTGGAAGTGGGGTACTGCTGAGCCCCTTTGATGCGCCAGCCCGGGCTCCcttttacactgtactgctgtgacaagctgacAAGCTCTCTCCAGGcttcagcctgcactttcaccagcacacatacaggtagggacacaccccgctgcagttacatgcagatgctctgaccagctactgcatgggaaggctccCGCTAGGGTACTTCCCAGCTACTCAGGCACACACCCCCTATGGAGCGTAAACCCacaattataccatcttgcactgtaCAGGGGAACTGcacagtgtaagctcatgaaattcgccccctgcctcaatgtggagaggaatatacaacagctttctgccctgagttatgactcccacacactggttttagataaagcaaaaccaagtttattaactacaaaagatagattttaagtgatagcaaacagatcaaagcatattacctagcaaataaacaaataatgcaacctaagcttaatatactacatAGATTGatatgagtagcaaattctcatcctaagtgatgatacaagcaggctgtaGATTCTTAAgaggcaagctgcacttgcttacagcttgaaatccccaggtgttccattcacaggctaaaaatccctttagtctGGGTCaatcacttcccccagttcagtctttgttcctcagatgtTTCCAGGAGTCTCCTTGGGCGGGGGAGTTAGTGAAGAAccctgatgatgtcactcccttgcacttatagcttttgcatatggcaggaatcctttgattcaaagcttggttcctatgccagtcagtggaaaaatactgacatcccaagatggagtccagcaccagaTGACCAGGTCACGTGTACTTGTAGTGTCTGTAGCGTCCTCAGGAAGCCTCCCCAGGTGGGAAGGCCTATTGTTCTCTCTAATGtctcattaactttaatgggcccttcccagccagccatccaCCTAGACTTAGAGCCTTTTGCCTAGTGAgcgttccccaggtgtaaacacatttgaaatacagatacagagtcaatatgcctaacttcagatacaaaaatgatacctgcatacaaataggataatcatattcagcaaatcatgcccttttcaatgatatctcacatgacctaccaaccaaataggtaaacaaggtgagcacagaccagacacttgggtttttaggacactaaaaacccatcagattcttaaaaacagaactttattataaagaaaaagtaaaagaaacacctctgtaaaatcaggatggaagataattttacagggtagtaagaattaaaacaaataggatttccctctaggcaaaactttaaagttacaaaaaacaggaataaacctccctcttagcatagggaaaattcacaagctaaaacaaaagataacacatttccttgctattacttacaatttgtaatcgTGTGTGGCTAGATTtatttcaaagcgctgctgcaggCAGCGCTAGCGCGTGCCAGCCAGCGCCAGCGCTGGAAAAAATCTCCCAGCGCCGTCCGCCATCCCGCCTTGTGGGGGGGAACAACGACAGCGCTGGGCGCAGCTCCCAGCGGGGCTTGACTATACTGGCGCTTAGGCGCCCGCCGATttagcgctgcagagggtgtgttttcacaccctgctgcagcgctgcaaatttgtaagtgtagccaagcccttagatgcTTATTTCAGATGTGGCTTTAGGGGATgtatttttcctgccctggtccctctTTGTTCCGGAGAGAACAACGAAGAGCACAAAAcagaaaccttcccccacagatttgaaagtatcttctcccagccaggttatttgagcttcttaaccctttacaggtaacggagggattttatgctacccgtagCTGTATGTTCATGACAAGCTCCGTTCAGGAAATGAACTGCTGCACTCTGGAAAAGCTTTCACTCCTGAATGGTATCAAGGTGTAGCCCAAAGGGGCGAGTGGATTATTAGGAGTCTAATCTCAAAGTGGCAGATAAAATCAGCGAAGTGCCCATGTCCAAAACCAAAGGTCACGTTTGGCTTACCAAGCCAGATGAGAAAGTGCCCTTTGGCACGGCTGTGCCCTGGGCTTCAGTAGTAGCCTTGAGTCTAGTACAATCCCAGAGCCGTATGCTGACTCAGAAATAATGGCTGTCCCCCATTGAGGTAAGTGGAGGTGATGTGATTCTAGTCAGTTTTTTTCTGGTTGTGTCCCACAACCTTCTAACAATCTCTCTGCCCTGTCTAGGCTGAATCTCAGCCAGCCCGGCCTCATCCAAGTTCCAGTCTCCTGCAGACGTGGGGCCATCCAGTCCCATTCACCAGTGAATCAGCTGTAATGATGATATACAACTGAGTATCCTCCACAAAGAGCAGGCACCATTGCCCATGTTTCCTTTGCCACCCACCTAGTAGCCTTGTGTTTACACTGAAACTAGAAGTGAGAGCAGAAGACCAGTCTGGGGCTGGACAAACTATTCCCCATATTCACCCTCTCAGCCATCTGGCGTATATAGGAGCAAAGCCACTTCAAATGGGTTCCTTCTACTCCTAAGCACACTTCATGATTAACCATATCAAAAGCAGCTGACATGTTGTCTTCATCTGTAGCCAGGAGACAATCAGCCAGTGCCACTCGTGCAGCTTCAGTCCCATACCCAGTTCTAAACACAGGATGAAGGGAATCTAAAGACTGCAAATATAGCTTTGTCTCTGCCTCCATGATGATCCTTCCCAAGAGTGGGAGATTCCATACAGGTGATAGCAGGACCCAGTGCACTAGGAGCCCCCTCACATTGCAGGCAGTAATGGTCTGTTCACGGCAAGCGTGTAGTGCATCCCCAACCCACTGTAGACACTAGGTCTGCAGTGTGGCCAGGTATATGTGTAGAACCAGCAATCATCTGTGACAACCCCACATGCATGTGTGTGACCTGACTGTATCTTGTAGGTAAAAAATGTGTCTGGTTATCTTATAGCAGACTGCAGGTCTGACAGTGGTCTCAGCCCACCATGTTATCTCAAGGTGATGGAATGTGTAACATGGGTCACTTACTGCTTTAGGTACATAGTTTTGTTTCCTTGGTATCTGGGATGAGGCCTCGTTGTACTCACCATCTCTCTGATGGAGCCCCTGACCCTAGTTTAAGTGTCATTTGTCCAGTCAGACGGTGGTGTGGCAGAGCTATATGTATCCGATCCAGCGTGCGACCGTCTCTCTTAACTCGTAGAGATGCAGCTGGGATGTGGAGAACACTGGCCAAAACAGAAGCAATCTGTCACTCCCACAGACTTCTGGATGTGCTGCTGAAGGAGCTGCAGGAGAGGCCAAGCACTTCTGAGGATAGAGCCTTCATCATACCTCTAGCTGTAAGAAACAATTCACACGTGACTTTCCCCTCTCTTCAAAGAGGAGAGAGGTCCACATCTGAGGGATATATTACTGTGAATTCtccctggggaagggatggggagaacTGCCCTGTATCTCTAGCAGAGCCCTCAAAATGCTTCCATTTTTCATTTCTTTGCCTTCCGCAGGAAATGCTGTGTCCCAGACACCAGCCATCTTGTCATACACGGCTGAACAAAGCTCCTTGTGGAGCCTATCAAAGCTGCTACTTAATGACATGGAGGGGACATCACTGGTGCCATTTCCTCTGTTCCCTCAACAGGGACTGAGCAGTCAGTCTCCTCCTGCTGTCTGCAGCACTCCACCTCCTTCCTCTCTTCTTTTCTCCTTCTCAGGGTAAGCAGGCTAGCTCCTGCCTCCATTGTCAGAGGATGGGTACACTGCCTCCCATCTCCATAGTGCTTCATATCCCCAAGGCCTGAGCACAGCACTTTGATAGCAGCCTCAGATACAGCTGGTCCTGGTCAGTGGGACTCAGGCATTttccaaaggaagtcagtatcattatccccattttacagatgggaaaactgaggcaaagagtggggaagtgacttgcctaaggccacCCAGTAGATCAGTGGCAaatctgggaatagaatccaggtttcttgaatcccagtccagtgctctgtccattaggccatgctgcctccTCTTTGGCATTGAAACCCTGGTCTCCTGCATGGCAATGCAGAGCATTAAGCGAAGGGGTGGGGGTATCACAACAAAACAATACTACCTCTTCTTACTGGCAAAGCCCTGGGCTAAGCAGCCTTGCTTGAGTCCATGCAGCCGAGGACTGGCTATGAAATTGAAgtgctggggagaggcagaggatTTTAGCTGCGTTTGTTTCCCTCCTTCAGGCAGCCAGCGCTCTGTGCGAGGTGTTATCCGTATCCATGTGCACACAGGCAGTGACACGCTTCTATCCCCGCCTCCTGATGGCCCTGCTTGTTCAGGTGCACTATACCATTGGGCTCAGCCTGCCCGACAGCGGGGTGTCCAGGAAGGAGCTCATCCCTGCATGGTAACTACTGAAAGGACGAGATGCTAACCGCATATATCAGACTCCTCCCTGGGATCAACTGCCTGTATAGGTTACCTGTCATCATGTTCCAGGCCTTTTATGGCTTGTCCCCACCCTCCctatcataagaacggccgtactgggttagaccaaaggtccatctagaccagtatcctgttttccaacagtggccaatggccggtgccccagatggaatgaacagaacaggtaaccaacaactgatccattccctgtcacccattcccagcttctgacacacagaggctagggacaccatcccttatCCATATCATCTTTCATTCACTATCAAGAGGTCGACTCCTCCAATCAGCCCCAGTGCCAGCCTCCGTCAAAGAAGCGCCTTCACTGACCCTCCCACACGGGTGGTGCTCCCCAGAAACATCCGCCAAGCTACTTCCAATCCCTTCTTCAAATGCTCCTTTGCCTTGATGCCTACAAAAAGCTTGACAACAGTCAGGTTGCTGGGGTGCTGAGACCATTGCCTGCCATGCTGACTGCTATTGGCTcgttgtttccttgtgctcccccagctctgtctgtcttgtctcatGCTGAGATGTAACCTGTTTCATTCAttgctttgtacagcacctggcacaatggggtcctaatCCAGGACTGGGattcctaggtgctactgtaattccAATAAATACTAATCTATAGGACTCTATCTTAGCTCCATGCTTTCCATATGCTCACACCAGTGAAGTCACCCCCAATGCTCCTCTCTCTTACAAACAGTGATGTTACAGCTCCATGCATGtgtgctgtgcagggtggggtgtCACTAATCTGGTCTAGCGCCGTCTCTTGTATGAGCAGTACGCTTAcccgcagccagggccggctccagaccccagcgcgccaagcgcgcgcttggggcggcgtgccgcaggagggcggcaggcggctccggtggacctcccacagacgtgcctgcggagggtccgttggtcccgtggcttcggtggagcatccgcaggcgtgcctgcgggaggtccactggagctgcgggaccagcggaccctccgcaggcacgtctgcaggaggtccacgggagccacgggaccggcgaccgccagagcaccccccgcggcgtgccgccctgcttggggcggcgcaattcctagagccgcccctgcccgcagcaTGGCGTTGGGCTCAACAGCTCAGTTATAGCCATGCAGGTGCCGCATGGGTGCAGTGCAGGCTTGGTCTCGGTTGCTGTGCTGCCTGTTCTGGGCCTCAGTGCAGTGACTGTGCATTGGGCATGTAGTGCAGGGTTGGGGTTGCCATCTCTATGACATCGCAGTGCACTGCGAGTCCCGTCTTGGCACAATGCAGGTattggtgggggatgggagagaggaTTGCTCTGAGCAAGGCCGGTGTCACTTTAATATGGGTTTTGCTCTGATTGCAGCTGTGTTGTGAAGACAGTGAAGACCCTTCTCCTAAAAATGGGATGCCACTACGAGTTCACCGCTGTTGAGAAGGAGGGAGGCTGGGAACTGCTCACTAGCTCTGAGGAGCACCATCGCGGGGTAGGCCTGCTTGCAAGGTGAGAGGCGAGAGCTTTGCTCTTGACAGATCTTCCCATCCCTCCCTTCTGCCAACTGCTCCCCCCGCCGACTCACCTCCTCTGTAATAAGGGCATCTGTTTGCTCCCACAGAGCCATGGTCCACTATTCTTGCTGCCAGCTGTGGCGGATCTTGTACCTTCTGGTCCCGTTCCTCGAACGAGGTGATAAACAGCACAAGCTCACAGCGATGGCCTTTTTCGTTGAGGTAAAAGTTACTGGCTCACATCTACTGTGGTACAAAAGAGCATGAGCTGCATCTTCCCTTTTTGGCCTGACCAGCTGACCTCGGACTCCAAGTGTCTCCTATATCTGATTCACTGAGCTTTTGGGGAAAGCCTGAATAGCCCTTGAGAGTGTTCAAGAGACTATGTGGATGTGTCAGAAATAGCGATAATACTTTGCCCTTCTACAGCATCTTCCTTCTGAGGATCTCAAGACAATGTGAACATTTCTCCCACCGCAGCACATGGTGGTAGATGAATgttatcacccccattttacaggtggggaaactgcgGTAACAAGGCCTTAACTCCCCAAGTCAcataagaagtctgtggcagagaccaGAATAGAAACCTTTTAGTCCTGTGCTTTGGTCTGCGCTCCCTCTCTTTTCCTAAATGTAGGT
Above is a genomic segment from Mauremys reevesii isolate NIE-2019 linkage group 8, ASM1616193v1, whole genome shotgun sequence containing:
- the MROH7 gene encoding maestro heat-like repeat-containing protein family member 7 isoform X11; this encodes MLYMMACRSTALHRPLLKKELGKDVSGPGQKTNSLHSQKLMIVKQIVKHIKSLPQDSLDSHSSAVRCQGMQLITDCSKAKPPLEGKEKLDVVIVCVASIFALPSIEALQRQEGHKVNVKDLYNQTVAALEVMLRALLSEKPNPAELQNFLDHLAPWMTSEKAHERARAVRTSVCLLQAAAESPKFCMSHKFPRLGLLIGRLALRVGDPEKEIGHQAMEGLYFLYSLMWCQKEPERKMGSVTAVLHQMLQKILGIYEPTRTCENISEIVKRFGQFLSPDQMADLLLTAVESLKEASESTIEASKTILNVILEKYKQKIQMEVPKIVDRIHSELSAIHHSHARQVVMMALCLLARAFMEEVSTALLKCPLPLDRDAAGMWRTLAKTEAICHSHRLLDVLLKELQERPSTSEDRAFIIPLAAASALCEVLSVSMCTQAVTRFYPRLLMALLVQVHYTIGLSLPDSGVSRKELIPACCVVKTVKTLLLKMGCHYEFTAVEKEGGWELLTSSEEHHRGVGLLARAMVHYSCCQLWRILYLLVPFLERGDKQHKLTAMAFFVELLHMPQAKRLPEKYSVLRLLKGLTDPDPVIRALCVKGLITMADWPGKEIKVLVPAMINSLCGVDGRLVVEALADVKKILRGLDVASYVGCITSLLRLLFDDERVSVRSAAISLFGKMVKKVKKTQGLMKEEDVLDSLIPLLLHLQEGNPDMAEKCKNALDECSRLLEWRLPKQVGNGKAWHNHQEDVDEICQYLVKKHQENVQRFLFQSQCYLSSTQPSLRRAAAMFIGFLVMHMDSMMRMKDLDIISNALAGLLHDPEASVCIFAAQAHDRVLAVYWKLKYGLVEQHKVNSDSAEKHHSPPNHPATEGTSSRLCNAINLWKLAAKH
- the MROH7 gene encoding maestro heat-like repeat-containing protein family member 7 isoform X8 is translated as MNPVHGGEGSGTALRIQEHTSMTQDREEGTKSLVTGGEASADVLMTQLCPLRLEEVVTKNALHDGLPEHCTAQATSEGEERCVSGEENPSEACGTIVQDVGEKEDKVQPALEMVALNDWNKLKELGKDVSGPGQKTNSLHSQKLMIVKQIVKHIKSLPQDSLDSHSSAVRCQGMQLITDCSKAKPPLEGKEKLDVVIVCVASIFALPSIEALQRQEGHKVNVKDLYNQTVAALEVMLRALLSEKPNPAELQNFLDHLAPWMTSEKAHERARAVRTSVCLLQAAAESPKFCMSHKFPRLGLLIGRLALRVGDPEKEIGHQAMEGLYFLYSLMWCQKEPERKMGSVTAVLHQMLQKILGIYEPTRTCENISEIVKRFGQFLSPDQMADLLLTAVESLKEASESTIEASKTILNVILEKYKQKIQMEVPKIVDRIHSELSAIHHSHARQVVMMALCLLARAFMEEVSTALLKCPLPLDRDAAGMWRTLAKTEAICHSHRLLDVLLKELQERPSTSEDRAFIIPLAAASALCEVLSVSMCTQAVTRFYPRLLMALLVQVHYTIGLSLPDSGVSRKELIPACCVVKTVKTLLLKMGCHYEFTAVEKEGGWELLTSSEEHHRGVGLLARAMVHYSCCQLWRILYLLVPFLERGDKQHKLTAMAFFVELLHMPQAKRLPEKYSVLRLLKGLTDPDPVIRALCVKGLITMADWPGKERVSVRSAAISLFGKMVKKVKKTQGLMKEEDVLDSLIPLLLHLQEGNPDMAEKCKNALDECSRLLEWRLPKQVGNGKAWHNHQEDVDEICQYLVKKHQENVQRFLFQSQCYLSSTQPSLRRAAAMFIGFLVMHMDSMMRMKDLDIISNALAGLLHDPEASVCIFAAQAHDRVLAVYWKLKYGLVEQHKVNSDSAEKHHSPPNHPATEGTSSRLCNAINLWKLAAKH